The Flavobacterium galactosidilyticum nucleotide sequence GATAAAATTATAATTTTAAAATAAATCAAAAAACAAATTCCAAATTCCAATACTTATTAGATAAGTTATGGAGTTTGGAATTTTTAAATTTTAACCGTTATTACCTACAGTTCCTTAGCGTTTTTGACACTTTGATCTGTTAAAGCAAATTCTAATACTTCGCTCATTTCCTTTACATAATGAAAAGAAAGTCCTTCTAGATATTCGGCTTTTATTTCGTCAATATCACTTTTATTTTCGTGACATAGAATGATTTCTTTAATATTAGCTCTCTTTGCTGCTAGAATTTTTTCTTTAATTCCACCTACAGGTAATACCTTACCACGTAAAGTAATTTCTCCTGTCATGGCTAGGTTTTTCTTCACTCTTTTTTGCGTAAACAATGAAACTAACGATGTCAACATGGCAATTCCTGCACTTGGTCCATCCTTAGGAGTTGCTCCTTCTGGAACGTGTAAATGAATGTTATATTTTGAAATAATATCAGCATCTAATCCTAAAAGTTTACTATTTGCTTTAATATATTCTAAAGCAATAGTAGCTGATTCTTTCATTACTGTACCTAAGTTCCCAGTGATAGTCATGGTTCCCTTTCCAGGAGAAAGTAATGATTCTATGAAAAGAATATCACCTCCAACTGAAGTCCAAGCCAATCCGGTAACTACTCCGGCAACATCGTTACTCTCGTATTTATCTCGACCTAATCTTGGAGCACCCAATATTTTGATAATATTCTCGTCCGTAACTTTTTTGTTGTACTCTTCTTCCATAGCAACAGACTTAGCTGCGTTACGGATTACTTGGGCAATCTTAGCTTCCAGATTTCGAACACCAGATTCACGAGTATAGCCTTCTACAATTTTTTCCAATTGTTTTTTTCCAATTGATAAATCTTTGGTGGTCATTCCATGCTCTTTCAATTGTCTAGGAAACAAATGCTGACGCGCAATTTCTACCTTTTCCTCAATGGTGTAACCAGACATTCTGATCACTTCCATCCTGTCTTGCAGTGCGGGTTGAATAGCTGCCATATTATTAGATGTTGCAATGAACATCACTTTTGATAAATCATAACCCATTTCAAGGAAATTATCATAGAAAGAATTATTCTGCTCTGGATCTAAAACTTCGAGTAAAGCTGATGATGGATCGCCATTATGACTGTTTGATAATTTATCGATTTCATCCAAAACAAAAACTGGATTAGATGTTCCCGCTTTCTTCAAGCTTTGAATAATTCGCCCCGGCATCGCACCTATATATGTTTTTCTATGTCCTCTAATTTCAGACTCATCACGCAAACCACCAAGTGAAATACGAACGTATTCTCTTCCTAATGATTCGGCAATCGAACGACCAATCGAAGTTTTACCAACTCCCGGAGGTCCCGTCAAACAAATAATTGGGGATTTCATATCATTTCGCAATTTTAAAACGGCTAAATGCTCAATCATTCTCTTTTTAACCTCTTCAAGACCAAAATGATCTCTGTCTAATATCTTCTGCGCTCTTTTTAAATCAAAATTATCTTTAGAATATTCATTCCAAGGCAATTCTAAAAATAATTCTAAGTAATTTCTTTGAATACCAAAATCAGGCGCTTGAGGATTCATGCGACGCATTTTAGACAATTCCTTTTCGAAATGCATCTTGGTTTTATCATCCCATTTCTTTGTCAAAGACTTCGCTAACATTTCATCCATTTCCTCTTCCTGAGACACACCGCCAAGTTCTTCTTGGATGGTTTTCATTTGCTGATGAAGAAAATATTCGCGTTGTTGTTGATCTAAATCAAAACGTACTTTAGATTGAATATCATTTTTCAATTCGAGTTTTTGCAACTCGATATTCATATATCGAAGAGTTTCTAACGCTCTATCTTTCAACTTATTAATAGCTAGCAAATCTTGTTTCTCTTTAACAGACAAATTCATGTTAGAAGTAACAAAATTAATCAAGAATGACTGGCTCTCAATATTCTTTATCGCGAAGGTTGCTTCGCTAGGAATATTTGGACTTTCCTTAATAATTTGAATTGCTAATTCTTTAACTGAGTCAAGAATTGCTAAAAATTCACTGTCGTTTTTCTTAGGTCGTTTTTCAGGAACCTCCTTAATTTTAGCTGTTAAGTACGGTAATTCTTCAACAACAGAATCAATTTCAAAGCGCTTTTTACCTTGTAGAATTACAGTAACATTCCCATCAGGCATTTTTAAAACTCGCAAAATACGAGCAACAGTACCTATTTTATGAATATCTTTTCTAGTAGGATCTTCCTCTTCTTCATTAATTTGAGCCACGACACCAATATTCTTACCCGCTGCGTTAGCATCATTAATTAGCTTAATTGATTTATCGCGACCAGCAGTAATTGGGATTACCACTCCTGGAAATAGAACCATGTTACGCAAAGGTAATATAGCTAATAATTCAGGTAATGATTCATTATTCATTTCCTCCTCGTCTTCAGGAGTTAAAAGTGGAATTAAATCTGCTTCAGAATCAAATTCCTGAAGTGACAGATTGTCAATAGTTAGTATTTTATGATTTGACATATATCGTTTTAAGTCTTTTTGTCATTAAAAAATTTCATTATATAAGCAAATATAATGTTTCGGCGTAGGCTATAACTATAAAAACTCAGTTT carries:
- the lon gene encoding endopeptidase La, encoding MSNHKILTIDNLSLQEFDSEADLIPLLTPEDEEEMNNESLPELLAILPLRNMVLFPGVVIPITAGRDKSIKLINDANAAGKNIGVVAQINEEEEDPTRKDIHKIGTVARILRVLKMPDGNVTVILQGKKRFEIDSVVEELPYLTAKIKEVPEKRPKKNDSEFLAILDSVKELAIQIIKESPNIPSEATFAIKNIESQSFLINFVTSNMNLSVKEKQDLLAINKLKDRALETLRYMNIELQKLELKNDIQSKVRFDLDQQQREYFLHQQMKTIQEELGGVSQEEEMDEMLAKSLTKKWDDKTKMHFEKELSKMRRMNPQAPDFGIQRNYLELFLELPWNEYSKDNFDLKRAQKILDRDHFGLEEVKKRMIEHLAVLKLRNDMKSPIICLTGPPGVGKTSIGRSIAESLGREYVRISLGGLRDESEIRGHRKTYIGAMPGRIIQSLKKAGTSNPVFVLDEIDKLSNSHNGDPSSALLEVLDPEQNNSFYDNFLEMGYDLSKVMFIATSNNMAAIQPALQDRMEVIRMSGYTIEEKVEIARQHLFPRQLKEHGMTTKDLSIGKKQLEKIVEGYTRESGVRNLEAKIAQVIRNAAKSVAMEEEYNKKVTDENIIKILGAPRLGRDKYESNDVAGVVTGLAWTSVGGDILFIESLLSPGKGTMTITGNLGTVMKESATIALEYIKANSKLLGLDADIISKYNIHLHVPEGATPKDGPSAGIAMLTSLVSLFTQKRVKKNLAMTGEITLRGKVLPVGGIKEKILAAKRANIKEIILCHENKSDIDEIKAEYLEGLSFHYVKEMSEVLEFALTDQSVKNAKEL